The DNA segment TGGGTACGGCCGACATGAAGGCCTTTCTGGCGCTGGCGGTCGAGGCAGCGCGCGGCCTGGGTGGACAGGCCCTCAGGCAGCCCCTGATCATCCTCGGCACCGCCGATGAGGAGATCACCCTGGGTGGCGCGCGCGCCCTGGCCGCTGCCGGGCGCCCCCGGGCACGGCATGCCGTCATCGGCGAGCCCACGGGCCTGAAGCCCGTGCGCATCCACAAAGGCAATCTGTCCGAGTCGATCCGCGTGCTCGGCCACAGCGGCCATGCCAGCAACCCCGCACTGGGCCTGAATGCGGTCGAAGGCATGCACCGGGTACTCGCGGCGCTGCTCGGCTTCCGCGACGAGTTGCGCCAGGGCCCGCATAGCCAGCTGTTCGCGGTGCCGCACGGCACGCTCAACCCGGGCTGCATCCACGGCGGTGACGCCGCCAACCGTATCCCGGCCCGTTGCGAGCTGCGCGTGGACCTGCGCTTCCTGCCCGGCATGGACCTGTCCACCCTGCGCCGCAAGCTGCGCGAGCGCGCACGTGCGGCG comes from the Nevskiales bacterium genome and includes:
- the argE gene encoding acetylornithine deacetylase; protein product: MIGELIALPSISSLDPRLDHSNRPVAERLAGWLADLGFACELLPLPDQPTKVNLLATLGQGPGGLVLAGHLDTVPFDEGGWNSDPFRLTERDGRYYGLGTADMKAFLALAVEAARGLGGQALRQPLIILGTADEEITLGGARALAAAGRPRARHAVIGEPTGLKPVRIHKGNLSESIRVLGHSGHASNPALGLNAVEGMHRVLAALLGFRDELRQGPHSQLFAVPHGTLNPGCIHGGDAANRIPARCELRVDLRFLPGMDLSTLRRKLRERARAALAGTGYRIEFDSLYPGCPAFETPATAEIVRVCEALTR